From Pandoraea norimbergensis, the proteins below share one genomic window:
- the groL gene encoding chaperonin GroEL (60 kDa chaperone family; promotes refolding of misfolded polypeptides especially under stressful conditions; forms two stacked rings of heptamers to form a barrel-shaped 14mer; ends can be capped by GroES; misfolded proteins enter the barrel where they are refolded when GroES binds), whose amino-acid sequence MAAKEVVFGDSARAKMVEGVNILANAVKVTLGPKGRNVVLERSFGGPTVTKDGVSVAKEIELKDKLQNMGAQMVKEVASKTSDNAGDGTTTATVLAQSIVREGMKYVASGMNPMDLKRGIDKAVAAAIEELRKISKPCTTNKEIAQVGSISANSDSSIGDRIAEAMDKVGKEGVITVEDGKSLQDELDVVEGMQFDRGYLSPYFINTPEKQVAILDNPFVLLFDKKVSNIRDLLPVLEQVAKAGRPLLIIAEDVEGEALATLVVNNIRGILKTCAVKAPGFGDRRKAMLEDIAILTGGQVIAEEIGLTLEKATLNELGQAKRIEIGKENTIIIDGAGEAVNIEARVKQIRAQIEEATSDYDREKLQERVAKLAGGVAVIKVGAATEVEMKEKKARVEDALHATRAAVEEGIVPGGGVALLRARVAVADIKGANADQDAGIKIVLRAMEEPLRQIVANGGEEASVVVANVIAGKGNYGYNASTGEYGDLVEMGVVDPTKVTRTALQNAASVSGLLLTTDCAVAELPKEDAPMGGGMGDMGGMGGMGMGM is encoded by the coding sequence ATGGCAGCTAAAGAAGTCGTTTTCGGCGATTCCGCTCGTGCAAAGATGGTCGAGGGTGTCAACATCCTGGCCAATGCCGTCAAGGTGACCCTGGGCCCGAAGGGCCGTAACGTGGTGCTCGAGCGCAGCTTCGGCGGCCCGACCGTGACCAAGGACGGTGTCTCGGTCGCCAAGGAAATCGAACTCAAGGACAAGCTCCAGAACATGGGCGCGCAAATGGTCAAGGAAGTGGCTTCCAAGACCAGCGACAACGCCGGCGACGGTACCACCACCGCTACGGTGCTGGCTCAGTCGATCGTTCGCGAAGGCATGAAGTACGTTGCCTCGGGCATGAACCCGATGGATCTGAAGCGCGGTATCGACAAGGCTGTCGCCGCTGCGATCGAAGAACTGCGCAAGATCAGCAAGCCCTGCACGACCAACAAGGAAATCGCTCAAGTCGGCTCGATCTCGGCTAACAGCGATTCGTCGATCGGTGACCGTATCGCCGAAGCGATGGACAAGGTTGGCAAGGAAGGCGTGATCACCGTCGAAGACGGCAAGTCGCTGCAAGACGAGCTGGACGTTGTCGAAGGTATGCAATTCGACCGCGGCTACCTCTCGCCGTACTTCATCAACACCCCGGAAAAGCAAGTCGCCATCCTGGACAACCCGTTTGTCCTGCTGTTCGACAAGAAGGTCTCGAACATTCGTGACCTGCTGCCGGTGCTCGAGCAAGTCGCCAAGGCTGGCCGTCCGCTGCTGATCATCGCTGAAGACGTCGAAGGCGAAGCCCTCGCAACGCTGGTGGTCAACAACATCCGTGGCATCCTGAAGACCTGCGCCGTCAAGGCTCCGGGCTTCGGCGACCGCCGCAAGGCCATGCTCGAAGACATCGCCATCCTGACGGGCGGCCAAGTCATCGCTGAAGAAATCGGCCTGACGCTGGAAAAGGCAACGCTCAACGAACTGGGCCAAGCCAAGCGCATCGAAATCGGCAAGGAAAACACCATCATCATCGATGGTGCTGGCGAAGCCGTGAACATCGAAGCACGCGTCAAGCAAATCCGTGCCCAGATCGAAGAAGCTACCAGCGACTACGATCGTGAAAAGCTGCAAGAGCGCGTGGCCAAGCTGGCCGGCGGTGTTGCCGTGATCAAGGTCGGTGCTGCGACCGAAGTCGAAATGAAGGAAAAGAAGGCACGCGTCGAAGATGCGCTGCACGCTACCCGCGCTGCCGTGGAAGAAGGCATCGTCCCGGGCGGCGGTGTTGCACTGCTGCGTGCTCGCGTGGCCGTTGCCGACATCAAGGGCGCCAACGCTGACCAAGACGCCGGTATCAAGATCGTGCTGCGCGCGATGGAAGAGCCGCTGCGTCAGATCGTCGCGAACGGTGGCGAAGAAGCCAGCGTCGTCGTGGCCAACGTGATTGCTGGCAAGGGCAACTACGGCTACAACGCCTCGACGGGCGAGTACGGCGACCTGGTGGAAATGGGCGTTGTCGATCCGACCAAGGTCACGCGCACCGCGCTGCAAAACGCCGCTTCGGTGTCGGGCCTGCTGCTGACGACCGACTGCGCTGTTGCCGAACTGCCGAAGGAAGATGCCCCGATGGGCGGCGGTATGGGCGACATGGGCGGTATGGGCGGCATGGGCATGGGCATGTAA
- a CDS encoding LysR substrate-binding domain-containing protein → MFRHLPPLQSLRALEAAARHRSFTRAADELNLTHSAVSHHMRSLEQQLGTPLFRRVGARMIPTSVGARLAERIRIGMSELDEAFTEARAGTAAGASPATVRLEVSVMTDLAAQWLIPRLDRFSAQHPGIDLMIRLHTDVAAPDPYSVDVGIWHQRVEATGFVSRKLLTDYVIAVCRPELIDRLPNFTIDDTPKLPMLRFAHRSWRDWLVAAGLPPHEPTRGPIFDDAGLLLRAAVAGQGLATTRSLLVRDAIAAGELVQVGDVCIPPSLEYYVSWREHHPRERAIHAFWQWMQDEIAATVPLGKGIARGGKTARP, encoded by the coding sequence ATGTTTCGACACCTTCCTCCCCTCCAATCGCTGCGTGCACTAGAAGCGGCTGCCCGTCACCGGAGTTTTACGCGGGCGGCCGACGAATTGAATTTGACGCACAGTGCTGTCAGCCACCACATGCGCTCGCTTGAGCAGCAACTCGGCACGCCCCTCTTCCGGCGGGTCGGCGCCCGCATGATTCCGACCAGTGTCGGGGCGCGTCTGGCCGAGCGCATCCGCATCGGCATGTCCGAACTGGACGAAGCCTTCACCGAGGCCCGGGCGGGCACGGCGGCGGGGGCATCGCCCGCCACGGTACGGCTGGAAGTCAGCGTGATGACCGATCTGGCGGCGCAATGGCTGATCCCACGTCTTGATCGCTTCAGCGCGCAGCATCCCGGCATCGATTTGATGATCCGGCTCCATACGGATGTGGCCGCGCCGGACCCGTATTCGGTCGACGTCGGCATCTGGCATCAGCGCGTGGAGGCGACCGGCTTTGTGAGCCGCAAACTACTGACCGACTACGTGATCGCCGTTTGCCGCCCCGAGTTGATCGACCGCCTTCCGAACTTCACGATCGACGACACGCCGAAGCTGCCGATGCTGCGTTTCGCGCACCGGTCATGGCGCGACTGGCTGGTCGCTGCGGGGCTCCCGCCGCACGAGCCCACGCGCGGGCCAATTTTCGACGATGCGGGGTTGCTGCTACGCGCCGCCGTCGCCGGACAAGGGCTCGCGACCACGCGCAGCCTGCTCGTGCGCGACGCCATTGCGGCGGGCGAACTCGTGCAGGTAGGCGACGTCTGCATCCCACCGAGTCTTGAGTACTACGTGAGCTGGCGCGAGCATCATCCGCGCGAGCGCGCTATCCACGCGTTCTGGCAGTGGATGCAGGATGAGATTGCCGCGACGGTGCCACTCGGCAAGGGCATCGCACGCGGGGGCAAAACCGCGCGCCCATAA
- a CDS encoding MFS transporter codes for MSKALRIFVLFACGYFVSYVYRGVNIGFAPFMTRELGLSSADLGLLTSLYFLGFAGAQLPAGVLLDKFGPRRVASIVLLLAAAGAALFGLAQGLGALMVGRLLIGVGVSVCLGSAFKALAQWFPVARLPLLNGLVMAVGGLGGVVVGTPLNWLLGMTDWRVVSFGLAGLTVFMSVALWFGAPEKQGAHAPGGLSEALQGVRQVLGSAMFWKVTSLSGITQGVFYAMQSLWMAPFMRDFEGLSAAQAASLVSVVGLAMMAGSVVFGAAARSLERRGVSVFAFSGVGMVIFVAVQLLLMLGAPIPPVWLWTAYGIFGGTGILSYAVLAEYFHGTLIGRVNTSLTLVIFVLIFLCQVGIGAVLGAYPAHSADAHFTAWAALIVLQVLGAVWYFWPQRQRVGNAAAA; via the coding sequence ATGTCGAAAGCACTACGCATCTTTGTGCTGTTCGCCTGCGGGTACTTCGTCTCCTACGTGTACCGCGGTGTGAATATTGGGTTTGCGCCGTTTATGACGCGCGAACTCGGACTCTCGTCGGCCGATCTCGGCTTGCTCACGAGCCTCTATTTCCTGGGCTTCGCCGGTGCGCAGTTGCCGGCGGGTGTGCTGCTAGACAAGTTCGGTCCGCGCCGCGTGGCGTCGATCGTGTTGTTGCTGGCGGCGGCGGGTGCCGCGCTGTTCGGTCTCGCACAGGGACTGGGTGCGCTGATGGTGGGGCGTCTGCTCATCGGCGTGGGCGTGTCGGTGTGTCTGGGCAGTGCGTTCAAGGCGTTGGCGCAATGGTTTCCAGTGGCGCGTCTGCCATTGCTCAACGGGCTCGTGATGGCCGTTGGCGGCTTGGGCGGCGTGGTGGTCGGGACTCCCCTCAACTGGCTGCTTGGGATGACCGACTGGCGTGTGGTGTCGTTCGGCCTGGCCGGACTGACCGTCTTCATGTCGGTGGCGTTGTGGTTTGGCGCACCGGAGAAGCAGGGGGCGCATGCGCCGGGTGGTTTGTCGGAGGCGCTGCAAGGCGTGCGCCAAGTGCTCGGCAGCGCCATGTTCTGGAAGGTGACGTCGCTCTCCGGGATCACGCAGGGCGTGTTCTATGCGATGCAGTCGCTGTGGATGGCGCCCTTCATGCGCGACTTCGAAGGCCTGTCGGCCGCGCAAGCGGCGTCGCTCGTGTCGGTGGTCGGTCTGGCGATGATGGCCGGCAGTGTGGTGTTCGGCGCAGCGGCACGCTCGCTGGAACGCCGTGGGGTCAGCGTCTTTGCGTTCTCCGGCGTCGGCATGGTGATCTTCGTCGCGGTGCAGTTGCTGTTGATGCTGGGCGCGCCGATTCCGCCGGTCTGGCTGTGGACCGCTTACGGCATTTTTGGTGGCACGGGCATTCTGTCATACGCCGTGCTGGCCGAGTATTTCCACGGCACGCTGATCGGACGCGTGAACACGTCGCTCACGCTCGTCATCTTCGTGCTGATCTTCCTGTGTCAGGTGGGCATCGGGGCGGTGCTCGGCGCTTATCCGGCGCACAGCGCGGATGCGCACTTCACCGCGTGGGCGGCGCTGATCGTGCTTCAGGTGCTGGGTGCCGTGTGGTACTTCTGGCCGCAGCGCCAGCGTGTGGGGAATGCCGCGGCCGCTTGA
- a CDS encoding MarR family winged helix-turn-helix transcriptional regulator, producing MVSRQTRKGEGSTGDAVDAILAQWNRERPDLDVAPMAIIGRLKRCAALVQQQLDATFAEFDMSGWEFDMLATLRRAGAPYRLAPTALFSTLMVTSGTMTHRLQRLETRGWITRVPNPEDARSTLVQLTGTGFAQIERAVDAHVANEHRMLAPLPAAALAQIDAGLIAWLKLLESER from the coding sequence ATGGTGAGCCGACAAACGCGCAAGGGCGAGGGTAGTACGGGCGACGCGGTCGACGCGATCCTCGCGCAGTGGAATCGTGAGCGCCCCGATCTCGACGTCGCGCCGATGGCGATCATCGGCCGGCTGAAGCGCTGTGCAGCGCTGGTTCAGCAGCAACTCGACGCGACGTTCGCCGAGTTCGACATGAGTGGTTGGGAATTCGACATGCTCGCGACGTTGCGTCGCGCAGGTGCGCCGTATCGACTGGCGCCGACGGCGTTGTTTTCCACACTGATGGTGACGTCCGGCACGATGACGCATCGCCTGCAACGTCTGGAAACGCGTGGCTGGATCACGCGAGTGCCGAACCCGGAGGACGCGCGCAGCACGCTCGTCCAGTTGACCGGCACCGGGTTCGCACAGATCGAGCGCGCCGTCGACGCGCACGTGGCGAACGAGCACCGCATGCTTGCCCCCCTACCGGCGGCAGCGCTCGCCCAGATCGACGCCGGGCTGATCGCCTGGCTCAAGCTGCTGGAAAGCGAGCGCTAG
- a CDS encoding EamA family transporter yields the protein MTTSTLVSPARLNWIDVLLTALAPMIWGSTYIVTTQLLPPDRPFTAALIRVLPSGLLLLIYARRWPVTRDWGRLLVLSALNIGAFQALLFVAAYRLPGGLAAVVGAIQPLLVMGLAWGVEHNRPLAPTVWAAVAGVVGMAILLLSPTTVFEPVGILAALAGAASMATGTYLTRRWRVEMPVLALTGWQLVLGGLMLAPLALFIDAPLPSLTTLQTLGYLYLSVAGALLAYALWFRGIARLAPVAVSSLGLLSPLTAVVLGWVLLGQAMTGLAFVGLAMVFVSILAVQWTASRGK from the coding sequence ATGACGACTTCTACGTTGGTTTCGCCCGCGCGATTGAACTGGATCGACGTGTTGCTGACGGCGTTGGCCCCGATGATCTGGGGTTCGACCTACATCGTGACGACGCAGCTTTTGCCACCGGACCGGCCTTTCACAGCGGCCCTGATCCGGGTATTGCCCTCAGGGCTGTTGTTGCTCATCTACGCACGCCGCTGGCCGGTAACGCGCGATTGGGGGCGGTTGCTGGTGCTCTCTGCGTTGAACATCGGCGCGTTTCAGGCGTTGTTGTTCGTGGCAGCGTATCGGTTGCCGGGCGGTTTGGCTGCGGTGGTCGGTGCGATTCAGCCGTTACTCGTGATGGGGCTGGCGTGGGGCGTGGAGCACAATCGGCCGTTGGCACCGACTGTGTGGGCGGCCGTGGCGGGCGTGGTCGGCATGGCGATCCTGCTGCTTTCGCCGACGACGGTATTCGAGCCGGTGGGGATTCTGGCGGCGCTTGCCGGGGCGGCGAGTATGGCGACGGGGACTTATCTCACGCGTCGGTGGCGCGTTGAGATGCCGGTACTCGCGTTGACGGGTTGGCAGTTGGTGCTGGGTGGATTGATGCTGGCGCCGTTGGCGTTGTTCATCGACGCGCCGCTGCCGTCGCTCACGACGTTGCAGACGCTGGGATATTTGTATTTGTCGGTGGCGGGGGCGTTGCTGGCTTACGCGTTGTGGTTTCGCGGGATTGCGCGTCTTGCGCCGGTCGCGGTGTCGTCGCTCGGGTTGTTGAGTCCGTTGACGGCGGTGGTGTTGGGATGGGTGTTGCTGGGGCAGGCGATGACGGGGTTGGCGTTCGTCGGGCTCGCGATGGTGTTCGTCAGCATCCTCGCTGTGCAGTGGACGGCGTCGCGGGGGAAGTGA
- the moaC gene encoding cyclic pyranopterin monophosphate synthase MoaC — protein sequence MAELTHFDTAGQAHMVDVGGKDSTHRIAVARGTILMKPETLALIRTGTAKKGDVLGIARIAAIQGAKRTADLIPLCHPLALTRVTVEFLVDDGANAVHCRTQVETIGRTGVEMEALTAVQVGLLTIYDMCKAVDRGMTITDVRVLEKHGGKSGDWVAA from the coding sequence ATGGCAGAACTTACCCATTTCGACACCGCTGGTCAGGCCCATATGGTCGACGTCGGCGGCAAGGACAGCACGCACCGCATCGCCGTCGCACGCGGCACCATCCTCATGAAGCCCGAGACGCTGGCGCTGATTCGCACCGGCACCGCGAAGAAAGGTGACGTGCTCGGTATTGCGCGCATTGCCGCCATTCAAGGCGCCAAGCGCACGGCAGATCTGATTCCGCTGTGTCATCCGCTGGCGCTCACGCGCGTGACGGTCGAGTTTCTCGTCGACGACGGCGCAAATGCGGTCCATTGCCGCACGCAAGTGGAAACCATCGGCCGCACCGGCGTTGAAATGGAAGCCCTCACCGCCGTGCAAGTCGGCCTGCTGACGATCTACGACATGTGCAAAGCCGTCGATCGCGGCATGACCATCACCGACGTGCGCGTGCTGGAGAAGCACGGCGGCAAGTCGGGCGACTGGGTGGCAGCGTAA
- a CDS encoding M48 family metalloprotease: MSRTSRWRRTVAWALLPVMSAMTFAAAVVPTQAAAQSLPTLGQSSASDLSPAMERKLGERVMREIRADPDYLSDLLLSDYINTLGGKLVAATRKVGLDASQSFEFFVVRDAAINAFSLPGGFIGINTGLIVTTRTESELASVVGHETGHVLQHHIARMLGQQSQNSWIALGGMLLGLLAGIGARSSDLGLGIAMGGQGLAADRQLRFSRDAEREADRVGFQLLQAAGFDTYAMPTFFERLQRADAINEAGVPEYVRTHPLTTERIADMLNRSRNVGYRQPEQSPEYAFVRARSLVLQQKSASDFATIADAQRTAIRSQTAPSVAGAWYAVALAEYKQHRWEPAREALEKSRAAFGGTGAGTPSLAVLASDIARMQGKPAEALRIATDARAAFPLSQASDMAYADALVASQRIPEATKFLKEQVERYRSEPIWWRALAGAWAAGGKRAKQHEALAEQYALQGQWMAAVSQLKLARDAGDADFYEMSTIDARLHEFQRRYKEDKEDEKDFKQFG; the protein is encoded by the coding sequence TTGTCACGCACTTCCCGCTGGCGGCGGACCGTCGCCTGGGCGTTGCTGCCGGTGATGAGCGCGATGACGTTCGCGGCGGCCGTGGTGCCCACACAAGCAGCGGCGCAGTCGCTGCCGACACTCGGACAAAGTTCGGCTTCCGATTTATCTCCCGCGATGGAACGCAAGCTCGGCGAGCGGGTGATGCGCGAGATTCGCGCCGACCCCGACTATCTCTCCGATCTGCTGCTCTCCGATTACATCAATACGCTTGGCGGCAAGCTGGTCGCGGCCACGCGCAAGGTGGGACTCGATGCTAGCCAGAGTTTCGAGTTCTTCGTGGTGCGCGACGCCGCCATCAATGCGTTTTCGCTGCCCGGCGGATTCATCGGCATCAATACGGGGTTGATCGTCACGACACGTACCGAATCGGAACTCGCGTCGGTGGTGGGGCACGAGACGGGACACGTCTTGCAGCACCACATCGCACGAATGCTCGGACAGCAGTCGCAGAACTCGTGGATTGCGCTCGGCGGCATGCTGCTCGGCTTGCTCGCCGGGATTGGCGCGCGCAGCTCCGATCTGGGGTTGGGTATTGCCATGGGCGGGCAGGGGTTGGCCGCAGACCGGCAATTGCGCTTCTCACGTGACGCCGAACGCGAAGCCGATCGTGTCGGCTTTCAGTTGCTGCAAGCAGCGGGCTTCGATACGTACGCGATGCCGACATTCTTCGAGCGCTTACAACGTGCGGATGCGATCAACGAAGCGGGGGTGCCCGAGTACGTGCGCACGCACCCGCTGACGACAGAGCGCATTGCCGACATGCTCAACCGTTCGCGTAACGTGGGCTACCGTCAGCCGGAGCAATCGCCGGAATATGCGTTTGTGCGGGCGCGCTCGCTGGTGTTGCAGCAGAAGTCGGCGAGCGACTTCGCGACGATTGCCGATGCGCAGCGCACGGCCATTCGCTCCCAGACGGCACCCAGTGTCGCGGGGGCATGGTATGCGGTGGCGTTGGCGGAGTACAAACAGCATCGCTGGGAGCCGGCACGCGAGGCGCTCGAGAAGTCGCGTGCGGCGTTTGGCGGTACGGGCGCGGGCACGCCGAGTCTGGCGGTGCTGGCGTCTGACATCGCGCGCATGCAGGGCAAACCAGCCGAAGCGCTGCGCATTGCCACGGACGCGCGTGCGGCATTCCCGCTCTCACAGGCGTCCGACATGGCGTATGCGGATGCGCTGGTGGCCAGTCAACGGATTCCCGAAGCGACTAAATTTCTGAAAGAGCAGGTCGAGCGCTATCGCAGTGAGCCGATCTGGTGGCGTGCGTTGGCGGGGGCATGGGCGGCAGGCGGCAAGCGCGCCAAGCAGCACGAAGCGCTGGCTGAGCAGTACGCACTACAAGGCCAATGGATGGCCGCCGTCAGCCAGTTGAAACTCGCCCGCGATGCCGGCGACGCCGACTTCTACGAAATGTCGACCATCGACGCACGACTGCACGAATTCCAACGTCGCTATAAAGAAGACAAGGAAGACGAGAAGGACTTCAAGCAGTTCGGGTGA
- a CDS encoding MFS transporter, translating to MTPFVAYLTLDLLLACYLGMWNATVPVLLLTRFGTASVVAYEIALAVCAVVALPLAAAWAERLPRGHVIRLACVMIAVSGVSRLAIMSAASGVVFWAVNDAIAVIAFALAQPLLSVYPAETVSQARVMAAFRQRRVVVSLGRISGPILVAAVLTFWSPAHALLGIAILGCATPLLVARLPSLSTQDDVARGTVSARARLRNVFSGFVLKVQLPAERFFTLCDTLLGVATASIVPMLIPQLTRWASLPESQVGWLIAAFVIGSIAGVAILHPRISRLLNHRFGYVSTWLGLGVCLAVTCAARSAIGLAAGLALAGAVGACLAMTGVDRRMIAMPPSVRIRVAGATLLTGQLASMLSFALYGAAFSGAQVSESLSWLWCLYASVVAVAAMVAFVMREPWALLKEGTAEGSAARFYSDKYPEVFAEGVSVSRDATG from the coding sequence GTGACTCCCTTCGTTGCTTACCTCACCCTCGACCTGCTGCTCGCGTGCTACCTCGGTATGTGGAATGCGACGGTACCCGTGTTGTTGCTCACACGCTTTGGTACGGCGAGCGTCGTCGCGTACGAGATCGCGCTGGCCGTGTGTGCGGTAGTTGCGCTTCCGTTGGCCGCCGCGTGGGCTGAGCGTCTGCCGCGTGGCCACGTGATACGTCTGGCTTGTGTGATGATCGCGGTGTCGGGCGTTTCACGGCTCGCCATCATGAGCGCGGCGAGTGGCGTCGTCTTCTGGGCCGTCAACGATGCCATCGCGGTGATTGCTTTTGCGCTCGCACAACCGCTGCTGAGCGTCTATCCCGCCGAAACCGTTTCGCAAGCTCGCGTGATGGCCGCTTTTCGGCAGCGCCGTGTCGTGGTCAGTCTCGGGCGCATCAGCGGCCCGATACTCGTGGCCGCTGTATTGACGTTCTGGTCTCCGGCACATGCCCTTTTGGGGATCGCGATTCTCGGTTGTGCGACACCGCTCCTTGTCGCTCGGTTGCCGTCGTTGTCCACGCAAGATGACGTTGCACGGGGAACCGTCTCAGCGCGCGCCCGATTGCGCAACGTCTTCTCGGGTTTTGTTCTGAAAGTCCAACTACCCGCGGAGCGATTCTTCACGCTATGCGATACGTTGCTCGGTGTCGCAACCGCCAGCATCGTTCCGATGCTTATCCCTCAATTGACGCGATGGGCATCGCTTCCGGAATCACAAGTTGGCTGGTTGATTGCCGCCTTCGTCATCGGATCCATTGCGGGTGTGGCGATCCTTCACCCGCGCATATCGCGCCTGTTGAACCATCGGTTCGGTTATGTCTCGACGTGGTTAGGGCTAGGGGTCTGCCTTGCGGTGACGTGCGCCGCGCGGAGTGCCATTGGACTTGCCGCCGGGTTGGCGCTTGCAGGGGCCGTGGGGGCGTGCCTTGCAATGACGGGGGTCGATCGACGCATGATTGCCATGCCACCGTCAGTGCGCATTCGCGTTGCCGGTGCAACGCTGCTCACCGGACAATTGGCGAGCATGTTGTCGTTCGCGCTCTATGGCGCGGCGTTCTCCGGCGCTCAGGTGAGCGAGTCGCTCTCGTGGCTGTGGTGTTTGTATGCAAGTGTTGTCGCCGTTGCCGCCATGGTGGCTTTCGTTATGCGCGAGCCGTGGGCGTTGCTCAAAGAGGGGACGGCGGAAGGCAGTGCAGCACGGTTCTACTCGGACAAATATCCCGAGGTGTTCGCCGAGGGGGTGTCGGTATCGCGCGACGCTACCGGGTAA
- a CDS encoding DUF2946 family protein has product MDEIVRQAMAKWPNVPHCYGWLSLDRRGQWRMRDEAAQAAGTAGDPIRHTALLAFIARNYDSDEAGRWYFQNGPQRVYVGLAYAPFVVRLSWDAAANEGNGAPVLTDQLGHAFVPQACLLDEDGNVAFVGETPAVRGNGGNGDDNADDRIRPVAPLALLHDHDIDLLTRVSDLAQAAEIAQTADDTADAEAAVRLHWQNGESLPFTTVHAGTLPQAYGFERDPQAEGAGN; this is encoded by the coding sequence ATGGATGAGATTGTTCGACAGGCCATGGCCAAGTGGCCCAACGTGCCGCACTGCTACGGCTGGCTCTCGCTCGACCGTCGCGGGCAGTGGCGCATGCGCGACGAGGCTGCGCAGGCGGCGGGCACTGCGGGCGATCCGATTCGTCACACGGCATTGCTGGCGTTTATTGCGCGTAATTACGACAGCGACGAGGCCGGACGGTGGTATTTCCAGAACGGCCCGCAGCGCGTGTATGTCGGGCTGGCGTATGCGCCGTTCGTCGTGCGCCTGTCGTGGGATGCGGCAGCGAACGAGGGCAACGGTGCACCGGTGCTGACGGATCAGTTGGGACATGCGTTCGTGCCGCAGGCTTGTCTGCTGGATGAGGATGGCAACGTGGCGTTTGTTGGAGAAACGCCTGCGGTGCGTGGGAATGGTGGGAATGGCGATGACAATGCGGATGATCGCATTCGTCCCGTTGCGCCACTGGCCTTGCTGCACGATCACGACATCGATCTGCTGACACGCGTCTCCGATTTAGCGCAGGCGGCCGAAATCGCGCAAACCGCTGACGACACGGCGGACGCCGAAGCGGCGGTTCGCCTGCATTGGCAGAACGGCGAATCGTTACCGTTCACCACCGTGCATGCGGGCACGTTGCCGCAGGCGTATGGGTTCGAGCGGGATCCGCAGGCCGAAGGCGCAGGCAACTGA
- a CDS encoding YheT family hydrolase, whose protein sequence is MTARPATFFPADYRSPRWLPDGHSQTIYPALLGRRPPVEFRRETWDTPDGDFVDVDWLVAPPASDKAPPAPADLVETPLVVLFHGLEGSSDSHYARTLMREVEALGWRGVIPHFRSCSGRMNRAPRFYHSGDSTEIDWILRRLRSHVSGPMFAAGVSLGGNVLLRWLGERESDAAQIVTAASAVSAPLDLRAGGLALSHGFNMVYTRNFLGTLKKKALAKLEQYPGLYDRDLMMSARDLGEFDHVVTAPLHGYHSAFDYYTRASSKPILPAIEVPTLVLNARNDPFQPASALPGEADVGRFVHLLQPANGGHVGFMSGPFPGGMTWMPRTVVDYFRQFLPRAPHG, encoded by the coding sequence ATGACGGCCCGGCCAGCGACATTCTTCCCCGCCGATTACCGGTCGCCCCGGTGGTTGCCCGACGGGCACAGCCAGACGATTTACCCGGCGCTGCTGGGCAGACGCCCGCCGGTCGAATTCCGGCGTGAGACGTGGGATACCCCCGACGGCGATTTCGTCGACGTCGACTGGCTGGTCGCCCCACCGGCGTCGGACAAGGCGCCGCCCGCGCCGGCCGATCTTGTCGAAACACCGCTCGTCGTGTTGTTTCACGGGTTGGAAGGCAGCTCCGACAGTCATTACGCGCGCACGTTGATGCGCGAAGTCGAAGCGCTTGGCTGGCGCGGTGTCATTCCCCACTTTCGCAGTTGCAGCGGCCGCATGAACCGTGCGCCGCGCTTTTACCATTCGGGCGACAGCACCGAGATCGACTGGATACTGCGGCGCTTGCGCTCGCATGTGTCGGGGCCGATGTTTGCGGCAGGCGTGTCGCTGGGCGGCAATGTATTGCTGCGCTGGCTCGGTGAGCGCGAAAGCGATGCCGCGCAAATCGTGACTGCCGCGAGTGCCGTGTCGGCACCGCTCGATCTTCGTGCGGGTGGGCTGGCGCTCTCGCACGGCTTCAACATGGTGTACACGCGCAACTTTCTGGGCACGCTCAAGAAGAAGGCGCTGGCCAAGCTCGAACAGTACCCGGGACTGTACGACCGCGACCTGATGATGTCGGCGCGCGATCTCGGCGAGTTCGATCATGTGGTGACAGCGCCGTTGCATGGCTATCACAGCGCGTTCGATTACTACACGCGGGCGTCGAGCAAACCGATCTTGCCGGCCATTGAAGTGCCGACGCTGGTGCTCAACGCGCGCAACGATCCGTTCCAGCCTGCCAGCGCGTTACCCGGCGAGGCCGATGTCGGGCGCTTCGTGCATTTGCTGCAACCGGCCAATGGCGGGCATGTCGGCTTCATGAGCGGGCCGTTTCCCGGCGGCATGACGTGGATGCCGCGTACCGTCGTCGATTATTTCCGCCAGTTCCTTCCCCGAGCGCCCCATGGATGA